In one Lolium rigidum isolate FL_2022 chromosome 3, APGP_CSIRO_Lrig_0.1, whole genome shotgun sequence genomic region, the following are encoded:
- the LOC124704280 gene encoding magnesium transporter MRS2-I-like produces MAAAVAAVGEAAAKKRGASRSWILIDASGDERVLDADKYAIMHRVDINARDLRILDPLLSYPSTILGRERAIVLNLEHIKAIVTSEEVLLRDPSDENVIPVVEELRRRLAPSGASHLDGKDNLSGQHDGEGAEDDESPFEFRALEVTLEAICSFLDARTTELETDAYPALDELTSKISSRNLDRVRKLKSGMTRLTARVQKVRDELEQLLDDDDDMADLYLSRKLAGASSPISGSGGPNWFPASPTIGSKISRASRASAATMHGNENDVEELEMLLEAYFMQIDGTLNKLTTLREYIDDTEDYINIQLDNHRNQLIQLELFLSSGTVCLSLYSLVAGIFGMNIPYTWNDDHGYVFKWVVLVSGLFCAFMFVSIVAYARHKGLVGS; encoded by the exons ATGGCGGCGGCTGTGGCTGCGGTCGGCGAGGCCGCGGCGAAGAAGCGGGGCGCGTCCCGGAGCTGGATCCTCATCGACGCGTCCGGGGACGAGCGCGTGCTCGACGCCGACAAGTACGCCATCATGCACCGCGTCGACATCAACGCGCGCGACCTGCGCATCCTCGACCCGCTGCTCTCTTACCCCTCCACCATCCTCGGACGAGAGCGCGCCATCGTGCTCAATCTCGAG CACATAAAGGCGATCGTTACTTCTGAAGAG GTTTTGCTCAGAGATCCTTCAGATGAGAATGTAATTCCCGTAGTAGAGGAGCTCCGGAGACGACTAGCACCTTCAGGTGCCTCCCACCTTGATGGAAAGGATAATCTAAGTGGCCAGCATGATGGGGAAGGCGCTGAAGACGATG AATCTCCCTTTGAGTTCCGTGCACTGGAGGTTACCTTGGAAGCAATCTGCAGCTTTCTTGATGCACGCACTACTGAGCTGGAGACAGATGCTTACCCAGCTTTGGATGAACTGACATCCAAG ATTAGCAGCCGCAACTTGGATAGGGTACGGAAGTTAAAAAGTGGTATGACGAGATTGACTGCAAGGGTTCAGAAG GTGAGAGATGAGCTTGAACAATTattggatgatgacgatgacatgGCTGATCTTTACTTGTCTAGAAAGTTGGCTGGGGCATCATCCCCTATCAGTGGCTCTGGTGGACCAAATTGGTTCCCAGCATCTCCAACTATTGGTTCAAAAATATCAAGAGCTAGTAGAGCCAGTGCAGCAACTATGCATGGAAATGAGAATGATGTGGAAGAGCTGGAGATGTTGCTGGAG GCATACTTCATGCAGATTGATGGCACATTAAACAAATTAACAACG CTGAGAGAGTATATTGATGACACGGAGGATTACATTAATATTCAG CTTGACAACCATCGTAATCAGTTGATTCAG CTCGAGCTATTCTTGAGTTCTGGGACTGTCTGCTTGTCACTTTACTCGTTGGTTGCTGGAATCTTTGGTATGAACATACCTTACACGTGGAACGACGACCATGGCTACGTCTTTAAATGG GTGGTTCTTGTATCGGGGCTATTTTGTGCCTTCATGTTCGTCTCCATTGTTGCTTATGCTCGGCATAAGGGTCTTGTTGGGTCCTGA